One window of Luteolibacter flavescens genomic DNA carries:
- a CDS encoding gamma-glutamylcyclotransferase family protein — translation MSGRYTALMQDAAGELVFVYGTLRRGGSNAFRMDGADFVSSGKVAGKLYAITWYPGLVLQGEGTVDGDLFRVGRDQLVALDEFEGISANEIEGAEYRRVKTEVATADDQVFAAWAYEWIGPVDESKRIISGDWLQDGRGVE, via the coding sequence GTGTCCGGCCGCTACACTGCACTCATGCAGGACGCCGCAGGGGAATTGGTCTTCGTCTATGGAACGCTCCGTCGCGGCGGGTCGAATGCCTTCCGCATGGATGGCGCGGATTTCGTGTCGTCGGGGAAGGTCGCTGGAAAGCTGTATGCGATCACCTGGTATCCGGGTCTCGTGCTTCAGGGAGAGGGGACTGTCGATGGAGACCTCTTCCGAGTCGGGCGCGACCAACTCGTGGCGCTGGATGAATTTGAAGGGATCTCCGCGAACGAGATCGAGGGCGCGGAATACCGGCGCGTGAAGACCGAGGTGGCGACCGCGGATGATCAGGTCTTCGCGGCCTGGGCCTACGAATGGATCGGGCCGGTGGATGAATCGAAGCGCATTATTTCCGGCGACTGGCTGCAGGACGGTCGAGGCGTCGAATGA
- a CDS encoding gamma-glutamylcyclotransferase family protein codes for MSDAPSDLLFVFGRLRRGGADAFRMEGAEFFGEATVQGSLYRLPEGPVFVAGELTMPRVTGEIYRIAPGHLDRLDGGVPTGNHQRIKVTAHSVANMGQSWEAWTWEWRGAVDASQVIRSGDWFEVESPGFAVRLPLYPLFTWIGLFCFLCFPVLMLMASVATPRGMSPVAQTMIGLASIGGLLAPFASVYALWLAKRRGESDFMFGCLFWAAIVASAMVTFFLLEWLVGLIRG; via the coding sequence ATGTCGGATGCCCCCTCTGATCTGCTTTTTGTCTTCGGACGATTGCGTCGTGGCGGGGCTGATGCCTTCCGGATGGAAGGCGCGGAGTTTTTCGGTGAGGCGACGGTGCAGGGCTCGCTCTACCGGTTGCCGGAGGGGCCGGTGTTCGTTGCGGGGGAGTTGACGATGCCTCGGGTGACGGGCGAGATTTATCGGATCGCGCCGGGTCACCTAGATCGCTTGGATGGCGGAGTGCCGACTGGAAATCATCAGCGGATCAAGGTGACTGCCCACTCTGTGGCCAACATGGGGCAGTCTTGGGAGGCATGGACCTGGGAATGGCGGGGGGCTGTTGATGCCTCGCAAGTGATCCGCTCCGGAGATTGGTTTGAGGTGGAAAGCCCAGGCTTCGCTGTCCGCCTTCCTCTCTATCCCTTGTTCACCTGGATCGGGCTGTTTTGCTTCCTCTGCTTTCCGGTTTTGATGCTGATGGCTTCTGTTGCCACGCCCCGTGGCATGAGTCCGGTTGCCCAGACGATGATCGGATTGGCATCCATCGGTGGATTGTTGGCACCGTTCGCATCCGTGTATGCGCTGTGGCTCGCGAAGAGGAGGGGCGAGAGCGACTTCATGTTCGGCTGCCTGTTCTGGGCTGCCATCGTCGCGAGTGCCATGGTGACGTTTTTCCTGCTCGAGTGGTTGGTCGGATTGATCCGGGGGTGA
- a CDS encoding gamma-glutamylcyclotransferase family protein, producing MSGEAGELVFVYGTLRRGGSEAFRMEGAEFIAEGRVSGLLYKMPEGPGLVLGGTGESSVIGELYRVTAGHLWMLDETAGSPDGVRSCRSRVVVQSLDRDDSWNAWTWEWPGQTDPGAHIDSGDWFDVEHRDRFERRPSVPWFTWIGFFCLVSCVVCLALTLSVYQVTGPWGRLMENGLTVGAALSPFAAVTSLWLAARRGENGIASGCLFVSSAVACVVVLVLVAVSLWAALG from the coding sequence ATGTCAGGTGAGGCCGGTGAGTTGGTCTTTGTTTATGGCACCTTGCGCCGTGGTGGGTCTGAGGCCTTCCGGATGGAAGGCGCGGAATTCATCGCCGAAGGCAGGGTGTCCGGATTGCTCTACAAGATGCCGGAAGGGCCCGGCCTTGTGCTGGGCGGGACGGGGGAGTCGTCGGTCATTGGAGAACTCTATCGGGTGACGGCAGGGCATCTCTGGATGCTGGATGAAACCGCGGGATCGCCTGACGGTGTGCGGTCCTGTCGAAGCCGTGTCGTCGTCCAATCGCTGGATCGAGATGACTCTTGGAATGCGTGGACGTGGGAGTGGCCTGGGCAGACCGACCCGGGAGCGCACATCGACAGCGGGGATTGGTTTGACGTGGAGCACCGGGATCGGTTTGAGCGTCGTCCATCAGTTCCGTGGTTCACCTGGATCGGCTTCTTTTGCCTCGTCTCTTGTGTGGTATGCTTGGCCCTGACACTGAGTGTGTATCAAGTGACAGGTCCATGGGGTCGGCTCATGGAAAACGGCCTGACTGTTGGAGCTGCTCTTTCGCCCTTCGCCGCCGTGACGTCGCTCTGGCTGGCTGCCCGACGCGGGGAGAATGGTATCGCTTCCGGATGCCTCTTCGTCTCGTCCGCCGTCGCGTGCGTGGTGGTGCTGGTCCTCGTCGCGGTATCGCTATGGGCGGCTCTCGGTTGA
- a CDS encoding gamma-glutamylcyclotransferase family protein: MRDDSNELVFVYGPLRSGGPECFRMAGAVYVAKGTVPGMLYGLADGPALVSGGEDSARVTGDLYRVTPEHLQKLDDLDGLAPDERETSDRRRGRVAVKCFFNSGDSWTAWAWVWHGPVDPGQRIQSGDWLRESRPGLTEGLQRYPWYSLIGTICLVSFPIWLLAAPLTSYYTSPLARFTHDAMLIGGALSPFAAVYSLWLAKRRGESDRLLGCLYAVALMACGFVVVAVIVAVIKSIRG; the protein is encoded by the coding sequence GTGCGGGATGACTCCAACGAACTCGTATTCGTCTATGGTCCGTTACGTAGTGGCGGGCCGGAGTGTTTTCGCATGGCAGGTGCGGTGTATGTCGCCAAGGGCACCGTGCCGGGCATGCTCTACGGATTGGCAGATGGCCCAGCGCTGGTCAGCGGAGGCGAGGATTCTGCACGGGTGACAGGAGATCTCTATCGGGTGACGCCGGAACATTTGCAAAAGCTCGACGATCTCGACGGGCTCGCGCCGGACGAGAGGGAAACGAGCGACCGGCGCAGAGGCCGGGTAGCGGTGAAGTGCTTCTTCAATTCTGGAGACTCGTGGACCGCCTGGGCTTGGGTATGGCATGGGCCTGTGGATCCAGGGCAGCGGATTCAGTCCGGCGACTGGCTTCGGGAGTCTCGTCCCGGCCTTACCGAAGGGCTCCAGCGATACCCTTGGTACAGCCTCATCGGAACGATCTGTCTGGTTTCCTTTCCCATATGGTTGCTGGCCGCCCCGCTCACCAGCTACTACACGAGCCCGCTGGCCCGGTTCACGCATGATGCGATGTTGATTGGTGGTGCACTTTCTCCGTTTGCGGCCGTGTATTCGTTGTGGCTCGCGAAGCGCCGCGGAGAGAGCGACCGGTTGCTCGGATGCCTTTACGCGGTTGCCCTCATGGCGTGCGGCTTCGTGGTGGTCGCCGTGATCGTGGCGGTGATCAAGAGCATCCGCGGTTAG
- the obgE gene encoding GTPase ObgE translates to MFIDHIRIFAKAGDGGNGAVSFRREKFVPRGGPDGGDGGKGGDVVLIVDPSTDNLRQFHYDPKLIAKKGVNGGGVRKTGKGGDTIIAKVPPGTVIYKCSAATVQEAVEMERGDEGIDLEPIADLTEYGEKFVLCKGGKGGMGNSNFATPTHRTPTESTPGEEGESGVYYLELRRIADAGLVGFPNAGKSTLLGKLSHAHPKVAAYPFTTLQPSVGVVEFGGFRRCTVADIPGLIEGAHENRGLGHEFLRHITRCRVLLFVVDIAGSEGRDPISDIQILRKEISEYDEELGRFPWMIIANKMDMDGAAENLDLLEKRFPKVKVIPISAELEEGLDALKLYLDDEVGYRV, encoded by the coding sequence ATGTTCATCGACCACATCCGCATCTTTGCCAAGGCCGGCGACGGCGGGAACGGAGCCGTTTCGTTCCGCCGCGAAAAATTCGTGCCCCGTGGCGGCCCCGATGGTGGCGATGGCGGCAAGGGCGGCGATGTCGTCCTGATCGTGGACCCGTCCACCGACAATCTCCGGCAATTCCACTACGACCCGAAGCTGATCGCCAAGAAAGGCGTGAATGGCGGCGGCGTGCGCAAGACCGGCAAGGGCGGCGACACCATCATCGCCAAGGTCCCGCCGGGCACCGTGATCTACAAGTGCAGCGCCGCGACCGTGCAGGAGGCCGTGGAGATGGAGCGCGGCGACGAGGGCATCGACCTTGAGCCGATCGCCGACTTGACCGAATACGGCGAGAAATTCGTCCTCTGCAAGGGCGGCAAGGGCGGCATGGGCAACTCGAATTTCGCCACGCCGACGCACCGCACCCCCACGGAATCGACCCCCGGTGAGGAGGGTGAGTCCGGCGTCTATTACCTCGAGCTGCGCCGCATCGCCGATGCCGGTCTGGTCGGTTTCCCGAATGCCGGGAAGTCCACGCTGCTCGGCAAGCTTTCCCACGCCCATCCGAAGGTAGCGGCATATCCCTTCACCACGCTCCAGCCGTCCGTCGGCGTCGTCGAGTTCGGCGGCTTCCGCCGCTGCACCGTGGCGGACATCCCGGGCCTCATCGAGGGCGCGCACGAAAACCGCGGCCTCGGCCACGAATTCCTGCGCCACATCACCCGCTGCCGCGTGCTGCTCTTTGTCGTGGACATCGCTGGCAGCGAAGGCCGCGACCCGATCTCCGACATCCAGATCCTCCGCAAGGAGATCAGCGAGTATGACGAGGAGCTCGGCCGCTTCCCGTGGATGATCATCGCCAACAAGATGGACATGGACGGCGCTGCGGAGAATCTGGACCTGCTGGAAAAGCGCTTCCCCAAGGTGAAGGTCATCCCGATCTCCGCCGAACTGGAAGAAGGCCTCGACGCTCTGAAGCTTTATCTGGACGACGAGGTCGGCTACCGGGTGTAG